A single window of Ovis aries strain OAR_USU_Benz2616 breed Rambouillet chromosome 24, ARS-UI_Ramb_v3.0, whole genome shotgun sequence DNA harbors:
- the NAA60 gene encoding N-alpha-acetyltransferase 60: MTEAVPSSALSEVSLRLLCHDDIDTVKHLCGDWFPIEYPDSWYRDITSNKKFFSLAATYRGDIVGMIVAEIKNRTKIHKEDGDILASSFSVDTQVAYILSLGVVKEFRKHGIGSLLLESLKDHISTTAQDHCKAIYLHVLTTNSTAISFYENRDFKQHHYLPYYYSIRGVLKDGFTYVLYINGGHPPWTILDYIQHLGSALANLSPCSIPHRIYRQAQSLLCSFLPWSSISAKGGIEYSRTM; this comes from the exons ATGACAGAGGCGGTGCCGTCCAGCGCGCTCAGCGAGGTCAGCCTGCGCCTCCTCTGCCACGATGACATAGACACCGTGAAGCACCTGTGCGGCGACTGGTTCCCCATCGA GTACCCAGACTCATGGTATCGTGATATCACCTCCAACAAGAAGTTCTTTTCCCTCGCCGCAACCTACAGGGGTGACATCGTGGGGATGATTGTAGCTGAAATTAAGAATCGGACCAAGATACACAAGGAG GACGGAGATATTCTGGCCTCCAGCTTCTCCGTGGACACACAGGTCGCGTACATCCTCAGCCTGGGAGTGGTGAAGGAGTTCAGGAAGCACGGGATAG GGTCCCTGTTACTTGAGAGTCTAAAGGATCACATATCAACCACTGCCCAGGACCACTGCAAAGCCATCTACTTGCACGTCCTCACCACCAACAGCACAGCCATAAGCTTCTACGAGAACAGAGACTTCAAGCAGCATCACTATCTCCCTTACTACTACTCCATCCGCGGGGTCCTCAAAGATGGCTTTACCTATGTCCTCTACATCAACGGCGGCCACCCGCCCTGGACCATCCT GGACTACATCCAGCACCTGGGCTCCGCGCTAGCGAACCTGAGCCCCTGCTCCATCCCACACAGGATCTACCGCCAGGCCCAGAGCCTGCTCTGCAGCTTCCTGCCATGGTCGAGCATCTCCGCCAAGGGTGGCATCGAGTACAGCCGGACCATGTGA
- the C24H16orf90 gene encoding uncharacterized protein C16orf90 homolog — translation MEALVCAFSELRIREAWDCSPLTGTGAHRPHPSALPSTDAVSWAQGHTSHPDTPPNIYEAGLGAQQQQCPSAQGSKPKNFRLRHLRGLALYLPGHLQPAGQCESHWLGRLLAGGCLPQPEGLVWPLDLAQGTVGQGNSHHSALLEAQLPRDSRGNTASSSSIDPAKGAHSQSGSPEGLGLRPKRSWGTPEETTCPLCKRTRSGGLERP, via the exons ATGGAAGCCTTGGTCTGTGCGTTCTCTGAGCTGCGCATAAGAGAAG CATGGGACTGTTCTCCCCTCACGGGCACTGGGGCCCACCGGCCACACCCTTCTGCTCTCCCCTCCACAGACGCAGTGAGCTGGGCCCAAGGACACACCAGTCACCCCGACACACCACCCAATATCTACGAGGCGGGCCTGGGggcccagcagcagcagtgccccaGTGCCCAGGGAAGCAAGCCCAAGAACTTCCGGCTGCGCCACCTCCGGGGCCTGGCTCTCTACCTGCCAGGCCACTTGCAGCCTGCTGGCCAATGTGAGAGCCACTGGCTGGGTCGGCTCCTGGCTGGGGGCTGCCTGCCACAGCCCGAGGGCCTCGTCTGGCCCCTAGACTTAGCACAGGGGACTGTGGGCCAAGGTAACAGCCACCACTCAGCCCTTCTGGAAGCTCAACTGCCCAGGGACAGCCGGGGAAATACAG CTTCCAGTTCCAGCATAGACCCAGCCAAGGGTGCCCACTCCCAGTCTGGTTCCCCTGAAGGCTTAGGGCTCAGGCCTAAGAGATCCTGGGGGACCCCAGAGGAGACCACATGTCCCTTGTGCAAGAGAACCCGCTCTGGGGGCCTGGAGAGGCCGTAG